A genome region from Pseudanabaena sp. Chao 1811 includes the following:
- a CDS encoding WD40 repeat domain-containing serine/threonine-protein kinase has translation MATSQTLGKAFGNLLGGRFRVVQTIADDTYTQTYLVEDTVAAEMPRWIAKSFCLINKTNLQLDWARSLFRNEVPKLQQLSDRSTDFPKITTYFEQEEEFYIVEEAIDGTRLSDEIATGRLYNESEVISFLQQLLASLHTAHLANMVHGDINPRNLIRRKHDSTGNHHFVLTNFAVLKGIYAPAAQNGVVLGTPSYMPFEQALGHFTPSCDIYALGLTAIQLLTGLHPSQLVRREDLNLLNWQMGSTVRSELAAILNRMVKHHPEDRYQSAQEVLYDLDNLPSPQINNDFQMPTLAIGENTGRWAIITVCLLGIGWATLNFQQIQKLFPISTLPTPKPTVTIAPTQPVANPVVNYELRQTLKGHNGWVRAVAFFPNGFSFASGSYDRTLRLWNVRDNQPFETLSKHFGSISGINAIAVHPNGSTFATACIDKSIKLWNFRSGEPVRNLNGHDGQVYSVAYSPDGKTLISASADKTLKLWNWRKGTLLETFEGHQDKVVSVVFHPDGKKFASASFDKTIKIWDISTGTKILTINGHTAPVNAIAFSPDGKLLASGSQDQTVKIWDASTGKLLKTLSGHTGGVLAVAINRDGNVIASGGADKSIRLWDVKTGQSMQVLSNHEAQIFALSFSPKDETLVSGSADRTVKVWQLLAK, from the coding sequence ATGGCGACATCACAAACACTAGGCAAAGCGTTTGGCAATCTGTTAGGCGGACGCTTTCGAGTTGTGCAAACAATCGCCGATGATACCTACACGCAAACTTACTTGGTTGAAGATACAGTGGCGGCGGAGATGCCACGCTGGATTGCGAAAAGTTTCTGTCTAATTAATAAAACTAACCTCCAACTCGACTGGGCGCGATCACTATTTCGGAATGAAGTTCCTAAATTACAGCAACTTAGCGATCGCAGTACTGACTTCCCCAAAATCACAACCTATTTTGAACAAGAGGAGGAATTTTATATCGTTGAAGAAGCCATTGATGGAACTCGACTCAGTGATGAAATTGCCACAGGCAGACTATATAACGAGTCGGAAGTAATTAGTTTCTTGCAGCAACTGCTCGCAAGTTTGCATACTGCCCATCTTGCCAATATGGTGCATGGTGATATCAATCCTCGCAATCTTATCCGCCGTAAACATGACTCGACAGGCAATCATCACTTTGTTCTGACAAATTTTGCGGTTCTCAAAGGTATCTATGCTCCTGCGGCTCAAAATGGAGTAGTACTAGGAACACCCAGCTATATGCCCTTTGAACAAGCCCTTGGACATTTTACGCCTAGTTGCGATATCTATGCTCTTGGGTTAACAGCCATTCAACTGCTCACAGGACTCCATCCTAGTCAACTAGTTCGTCGTGAAGATCTCAATCTTTTAAACTGGCAAATGGGATCGACGGTACGTTCTGAACTAGCGGCAATTCTCAATCGCATGGTAAAACATCATCCAGAAGATCGTTATCAAAGCGCTCAAGAAGTTCTCTACGATCTCGATAATTTGCCATCACCACAGATCAATAATGATTTTCAAATGCCAACATTGGCAATTGGCGAAAATACTGGTCGCTGGGCGATTATCACAGTTTGTCTCCTCGGCATTGGTTGGGCAACTCTTAACTTTCAACAGATTCAGAAACTTTTTCCCATTTCGACCTTACCGACTCCTAAGCCTACGGTCACCATTGCACCTACACAACCAGTAGCTAATCCAGTAGTTAATTATGAATTACGCCAAACCCTCAAGGGGCATAATGGCTGGGTGAGGGCTGTCGCTTTTTTTCCCAATGGATTTAGTTTTGCTAGTGGCAGTTATGATCGCACATTACGACTATGGAATGTCCGCGACAATCAACCCTTTGAGACCCTATCTAAACACTTTGGTTCTATTTCAGGGATTAATGCGATCGCAGTCCATCCCAATGGCAGCACCTTTGCCACTGCTTGTATTGATAAATCGATTAAATTATGGAACTTCCGTAGTGGAGAACCAGTTCGCAATCTCAATGGTCATGATGGACAGGTTTACAGCGTTGCCTACAGTCCCGATGGAAAGACCTTAATTAGTGCCAGTGCCGATAAAACGCTCAAGCTCTGGAACTGGCGCAAGGGTACTCTCCTAGAAACCTTTGAAGGACATCAAGATAAAGTGGTGTCTGTGGTGTTCCATCCCGATGGCAAAAAATTTGCTAGTGCCAGTTTTGACAAAACCATCAAAATTTGGGATATCAGTACGGGTACGAAAATTCTTACGATTAATGGACATACGGCTCCCGTTAATGCGATCGCTTTTAGTCCCGATGGCAAACTGCTCGCTAGTGGTAGTCAAGATCAAACCGTGAAAATTTGGGATGCCAGCACAGGCAAATTGCTGAAAACCCTCTCAGGTCACACAGGAGGTGTCTTAGCTGTAGCGATTAATCGTGATGGGAATGTCATCGCCTCTGGTGGTGCAGATAAAAGCATTCGCCTGTGGGATGTGAAAACAGGACAGTCGATGCAAGTCCTCAGCAATCATGAAGCCCAAATCTTTGCCCTCAGCTTTAGCCCCAAGGATGAAACTCTAGTTAGTGGCAGTGCCGATCGCACAGTCAAAGTATGGCAACTATTGGCTAAATAG
- the pgsA gene encoding CDP-diacylglycerol--glycerol-3-phosphate 3-phosphatidyltransferase: MTFSTITLPTWVTLSRLIAIPIIFGLFIWQDSELTRLIALSVFLIAAITDWLDGYLARKLNQITELGKFLDPLVDKVLTIALFLLFIELGQVPAWAVFLIITRELLITAWRGAPSSSEDTGKSPIIAANLWGKTKTVMQIVAIAALLVKIPYAITFFWIAVALTLISGILYVVPASKS; the protein is encoded by the coding sequence ATGACTTTCTCGACAATTACACTACCAACTTGGGTTACTTTATCGCGCCTAATTGCGATTCCAATTATCTTTGGACTCTTCATCTGGCAAGATAGTGAACTTACCCGCCTCATTGCCCTGAGTGTATTTCTGATTGCGGCGATTACCGATTGGCTAGATGGATATTTAGCAAGAAAACTTAATCAAATTACAGAACTTGGAAAATTTCTCGATCCCCTAGTTGATAAAGTTCTGACAATCGCATTGTTTCTCTTATTTATCGAATTAGGTCAAGTCCCCGCATGGGCAGTGTTTTTAATTATTACCCGCGAGTTACTAATTACAGCATGGCGTGGCGCTCCTAGTAGTTCTGAAGACACAGGTAAGTCCCCAATTATCGCCGCAAATTTGTGGGGAAAAACGAAAACAGTGATGCAAATTGTGGCGATCGCAGCTTTATTAGTCAAAATACCCTATGCGATCACTTTTTTCTGGATTGCAGTTGCACTCACGTTGATTTCTGGCATTCTCTATGTTGTGCCAGCTTCTAAGAGCTAG
- a CDS encoding glycosyltransferase translates to MSYSLVPVPLGSLQINELISSRDILGASSPQAITFSLVIPTYNESKNLEKLVEVLSELLNSYWDGSYELIVVDDDSPDLTWQVGLALMPKYPQLRVMRRQGEKGLSTAVIRGWQAAQGEILGVIDGDLQHPPETLINMLDKMQKGADLAVASRHVEGGGVSDWGFIRRVLSRGAQMLGLIILPNVIGRVSDPMSGYFMVRREAIANCLMNPSGYKILIEVLGRGNIGTVAEVGYVFQERQEGESKVTWRQYIDYIVHLLRLRSRGRITKLREKWRVPIKRFIKFGLVGFSGVFVDMAILYLLSDASTLGWGLTRSKIIGSEVAILNNFLWNDLWTFRDFSSQQSGWRKRIKRFVKFNLICLLGIGLNLIILNILYNYFGVNKYLANLIAIAIVTIWNFWFNLKLSWRVTQTK, encoded by the coding sequence ATGTCTTATTCTCTTGTCCCCGTTCCTTTAGGTTCCTTACAAATTAATGAGCTTATCTCTTCTAGAGACATATTGGGGGCAAGTTCTCCACAAGCCATAACTTTCTCTTTAGTTATCCCCACCTACAATGAGAGCAAAAATTTAGAGAAGTTGGTTGAAGTTCTCAGTGAACTTTTAAATAGCTATTGGGATGGAAGTTATGAGTTAATCGTTGTTGATGATGATAGCCCCGATTTAACTTGGCAAGTGGGATTGGCGTTAATGCCCAAATATCCGCAGTTGCGAGTAATGCGCCGCCAAGGGGAGAAAGGACTTTCCACGGCAGTGATTCGGGGATGGCAAGCGGCACAGGGAGAAATTTTAGGTGTGATCGATGGAGATTTACAACATCCACCTGAAACTCTCATTAACATGCTTGACAAGATGCAAAAGGGAGCCGATTTGGCTGTTGCTAGTCGCCATGTGGAAGGTGGTGGGGTAAGCGATTGGGGGTTTATTCGCCGTGTTCTCTCAAGGGGAGCGCAGATGCTTGGTTTAATTATCTTGCCAAATGTGATTGGGCGTGTGTCTGACCCTATGAGTGGGTACTTTATGGTCAGACGTGAAGCGATCGCTAATTGTCTGATGAATCCATCAGGTTACAAAATTTTGATAGAAGTCCTCGGACGGGGCAATATTGGCACAGTTGCGGAGGTTGGCTATGTATTTCAGGAACGGCAGGAAGGTGAAAGCAAGGTCACTTGGCGGCAATATATAGACTATATTGTGCATCTATTGAGATTGCGATCGCGGGGAAGAATTACCAAATTACGTGAAAAATGGCGAGTTCCAATTAAACGCTTTATCAAATTTGGACTTGTTGGTTTTAGCGGGGTATTTGTGGATATGGCAATCCTCTATTTACTCAGTGATGCCTCAACGTTAGGATGGGGACTGACACGTAGTAAAATTATTGGCTCTGAAGTTGCCATTCTCAATAATTTTTTATGGAATGATCTCTGGACTTTTCGAGATTTTTCGAGTCAGCAAAGTGGTTGGCGCAAGCGAATCAAACGATTTGTCAAGTTCAATTTAATTTGTTTATTGGGGATTGGACTAAATTTAATTATTCTCAATATTCTTTACAACTATTTTGGGGTTAATAAATATCTTGCCAATTTGATTGCGATCGCGATCGTTACCATTTGGAACTTCTGGTTTAATCTCAAACTTAGCTGGCGAGTTACCCAAACCAAATAA
- a CDS encoding ABC transporter ATP-binding protein: MVQNAAKTSFIALESIGKSYLQPNGQTISIIENINCQLQVGEIIALLGPSGSGKSTLMRMIAGLIPPSSGRVLYYNRPLMGLNPGVAIVFQNFALYPWLTVLENVELGLKAKGEPKDTRVQKALRMIDVIGLDGFENAYPKELSGGMRQRVGFARALAVEPELLCMDEPFSALDVLTAENLRFELLDLWLEKRIPTKSILIVTHGIEEAVTLADRVIVLGRNPGRIRADLPITLPHYRDRKSPEFQALVDQVYKILTNPDLPDISPQPTTTTSIPEIKPPSQPKYQSLPHVRIGSVAGLLELLEGRQEKDIYRIAQELLLEVDDLLPIVEASKLMELVAVTEGDIQLSANGEKFINSNIDERKAIVRDLLQQHIRLVQQICQLLQAKRNHRISEELVLDILENYFTSKEAQRQLRTAMDWGRYAELFSYDEPSGEIFIEESTTDVEDSE, encoded by the coding sequence ATGGTTCAAAACGCCGCGAAAACCAGCTTTATTGCTTTAGAGAGTATTGGGAAGTCTTACTTACAACCAAATGGGCAGACCATCTCAATTATTGAAAATATCAATTGCCAGTTACAAGTAGGTGAAATTATTGCTTTGCTTGGTCCTTCGGGGTCAGGTAAATCAACACTAATGCGAATGATTGCAGGGTTGATTCCACCTTCTAGCGGCAGGGTGTTGTATTACAACCGTCCTCTAATGGGGCTGAATCCTGGAGTAGCGATCGTCTTTCAAAATTTTGCACTTTACCCTTGGTTAACCGTTCTGGAAAATGTGGAACTAGGTTTAAAAGCTAAAGGAGAACCGAAAGATACAAGAGTCCAGAAAGCACTTCGCATGATCGATGTCATTGGTTTAGATGGTTTTGAAAATGCTTATCCCAAAGAGCTTTCGGGCGGAATGCGTCAACGGGTTGGTTTTGCTAGGGCTTTAGCAGTTGAGCCTGAGCTTTTATGTATGGACGAGCCTTTTTCCGCTCTAGATGTCCTGACTGCGGAAAACTTACGCTTTGAATTACTTGACCTATGGCTGGAGAAGCGTATCCCGACGAAATCAATTTTAATCGTCACCCACGGGATCGAAGAAGCAGTTACACTTGCCGATCGCGTCATCGTGTTAGGTCGTAACCCCGGACGCATTCGTGCCGATTTGCCAATCACGTTGCCCCATTATCGCGATCGCAAGAGTCCTGAATTTCAAGCTTTAGTTGACCAAGTTTATAAAATTCTCACTAATCCTGATCTACCTGATATTTCCCCGCAACCAACGACCACAACATCTATTCCCGAAATCAAGCCACCTTCGCAGCCTAAATATCAATCCTTACCCCATGTACGCATTGGTTCAGTGGCTGGTTTATTGGAACTACTAGAAGGTCGCCAAGAGAAGGATATTTATCGCATTGCCCAAGAATTATTACTAGAAGTTGACGATTTATTACCGATTGTGGAAGCTAGTAAATTAATGGAACTAGTTGCTGTTACTGAGGGTGATATTCAACTGTCAGCCAATGGTGAGAAGTTTATCAATAGTAATATTGACGAACGAAAAGCAATTGTTCGTGATCTATTACAACAACATATTCGCCTAGTACAACAGATTTGTCAGCTTTTGCAAGCCAAGCGTAATCATCGGATTTCAGAAGAACTGGTTCTCGATATTTTAGAGAATTACTTCACCAGTAAAGAAGCCCAACGCCAACTCCGGACAGCAATGGATTGGGGGCGCTATGCTGAGTTGTTTAGCTATGATGAACCTTCTGGCGAAATCTTTATTGAAGAAAGTACAACCGATGTAGAAGATTCTGAATAG
- a CDS encoding ABC transporter permease — MFQPTIDPKSEFRTRWSIGDVLLPLAIVSLIFIIVQTASKFAGTYDSEYVINLSLSLLPNYALQTLVRMLAAYGLSLLFSLVYAYVAYRSSTWSKILIPLLDILQSIPVLSFLPAVVLALVGLFPGQRLGIELASILLIFTGMTWNMTFSFYQSLSSIPKELIEASQVYRLSAWQRFWTVELPSGVVGLVWNSVMSVAGGWFFLMQTESFTLSNRNFTLPGLGSFLKAAADQGDNVAILWGIIVLISIITIIDYFVWRPMIAWAEKFKHETVEATQVPESRVLDFLRRSPTMRIIGDRLFSPLSESVNHVFRTKADFAPLQTHKNYKWINWLNWILIGLVGFIVLGGTLEAALLLGQMPLSSWQQVLTGALFTSIRVLVVLILSLLITVPIGVTIGRSPKLAQILQPIVQIAASVPATALFPILLLGLANIGGGLDIGAVILMTLGSMWYILFNVIAGAQAIPSELFEAARVYKLSPLERWRTLILPGIFPYLVTGIITAVGGAWNASIAGEYIKFQGKVLTATGLGSTITQASDIGDFPLLLASTIVMSLLVVTTNRLVWRPLYRLAQVKYQLLV, encoded by the coding sequence ATGTTTCAGCCCACTATCGATCCCAAGTCCGAGTTTCGTACTAGATGGAGTATTGGCGATGTATTATTGCCTTTAGCGATCGTCTCTCTCATCTTTATCATTGTTCAGACTGCTAGTAAATTCGCAGGTACTTACGATAGTGAATATGTAATTAATTTATCCCTTAGTCTTTTACCAAACTATGCCTTGCAAACTCTGGTAAGAATGCTTGCTGCCTATGGACTATCACTATTATTCAGTCTAGTCTATGCTTATGTCGCCTATCGTTCCAGCACATGGTCAAAGATTCTCATTCCTTTATTGGATATTCTTCAGTCAATTCCCGTTCTCTCCTTTTTACCCGCGGTGGTGTTAGCCCTAGTAGGTTTATTCCCTGGACAAAGATTAGGCATTGAATTAGCTTCGATTTTGCTGATTTTTACAGGGATGACTTGGAATATGACCTTCAGCTTTTATCAATCTCTGAGTAGCATTCCTAAGGAATTGATCGAAGCTAGTCAAGTCTATCGCCTCAGTGCATGGCAAAGGTTCTGGACTGTGGAGCTACCATCGGGAGTAGTGGGCTTGGTATGGAATAGTGTGATGTCAGTGGCAGGAGGATGGTTCTTTTTAATGCAAACGGAATCGTTTACCCTTTCTAATCGTAACTTTACGCTTCCGGGTTTAGGCTCATTTCTGAAGGCAGCCGCAGACCAAGGAGATAATGTCGCTATTCTCTGGGGAATTATTGTTTTAATCAGCATCATTACAATTATTGATTATTTTGTTTGGCGACCAATGATTGCTTGGGCGGAGAAGTTTAAACATGAGACTGTAGAAGCAACTCAAGTACCTGAATCACGAGTATTAGACTTTTTAAGGCGATCGCCTACGATGCGAATTATAGGCGATCGCCTATTTTCACCTCTATCAGAATCTGTCAATCATGTCTTTCGGACTAAAGCCGATTTTGCTCCTCTCCAAACCCATAAAAACTATAAATGGATTAATTGGCTCAATTGGATCTTGATCGGGCTAGTTGGGTTTATTGTTTTAGGCGGAACCTTAGAAGCGGCTTTATTACTTGGACAGATGCCACTGAGTTCTTGGCAACAGGTACTTACAGGTGCATTGTTTACTTCGATTCGGGTTTTAGTTGTTCTCATTTTGTCTCTGCTAATCACAGTACCCATTGGCGTAACAATTGGGCGCAGTCCGAAACTAGCACAAATACTCCAACCAATTGTGCAAATTGCTGCTTCTGTTCCTGCTACAGCTTTATTCCCAATTCTATTATTAGGATTGGCAAATATTGGTGGAGGACTAGATATTGGTGCGGTCATTCTCATGACCTTAGGAAGTATGTGGTACATTCTCTTTAATGTGATTGCAGGAGCACAAGCAATTCCATCGGAGCTTTTTGAAGCAGCTAGAGTTTACAAGCTTTCGCCGCTAGAGCGTTGGCGGACATTGATTTTGCCTGGAATTTTTCCCTATTTGGTAACGGGCATTATTACCGCAGTTGGTGGTGCTTGGAACGCAAGTATTGCAGGAGAATATATTAAATTTCAGGGTAAGGTACTGACAGCGACAGGGCTAGGTTCAACTATTACCCAAGCTTCGGATATTGGTGATTTTCCACTTCTATTAGCTTCTACTATTGTCATGTCATTGCTAGTTGTTACTACCAATCGCTTGGTTTGGCGACCACTTTATCGATTGGCACAAGTGAAGTACCAATTGCTAGTCTAA
- a CDS encoding proline--tRNA ligase, with translation MRLSQMLWVTLREDPAEAELTSHKLLLRAGYIRRVGSGLYVYLPLMWRVLQKISAIVREEMNDTGAQECLLTQLQPAELWQESGRWDTYTKAEGIMFALTDRANREVGLGPTHEEIITAIARDTIRSYRQLPQHLYQIQTKFRDEIRPRFGLMRGREFIMKDGYSFHENEESLKETYYEMDRAYRKMFDRCGLKFRAVEADSGAIGGSGSQEFMVLAEAGEDDILFTEDSSYAANVEKAISLPPDAIPSHFDKFEKVHTPKAGTIETVCKMLKCDATQVVKQVLYQVIYDNGTTVLVLVSIRGDRDVNEVKLQNELTKLADSYGGKTIINLQVADAESQQKWAHSKLPVGFIAPDLADTYIDQVKGFAPKFLRLVDLTAADLQNFVTGANEADYHVVGANWGKEFPLPPVVNLDKAKAGDRAVHDPSQILQTARGIEVGHIFQLGTKYSQAMKATFTNEQGEELPLVMGCYGLGVSRLAQAAVEQSYDKDGIIWNKAIAPYHVIVTVPNVGDAKQMDVGERLYTALDAAGVEVLLDDRDERAGVKFKDADLVGIPYRVVTGKAIAEGKVEIVNRATKVATLVEIESVVEYLQNELK, from the coding sequence ATGCGTCTATCTCAAATGCTCTGGGTCACTCTGCGTGAAGATCCCGCCGAAGCAGAACTCACAAGTCACAAACTATTACTCCGTGCGGGCTACATCAGGCGCGTAGGTTCAGGCTTGTATGTATACTTGCCGCTCATGTGGCGCGTTTTGCAAAAGATTTCTGCGATCGTCCGCGAAGAGATGAACGACACAGGGGCGCAGGAATGCCTATTGACACAACTGCAACCTGCGGAACTATGGCAAGAGTCAGGACGCTGGGATACTTACACTAAAGCCGAAGGGATCATGTTTGCCCTCACCGATCGCGCTAATCGTGAAGTCGGTTTGGGCCCTACCCACGAAGAAATTATTACCGCGATCGCTAGAGATACGATTCGTTCATACCGTCAATTGCCACAGCATTTATATCAAATCCAAACTAAGTTCCGCGATGAGATTCGTCCTCGCTTTGGGCTAATGCGTGGGCGCGAGTTCATCATGAAGGATGGCTACTCCTTCCATGAAAATGAAGAAAGCCTCAAAGAGACCTACTACGAAATGGATCGCGCCTATCGGAAGATGTTCGATCGCTGTGGTTTAAAATTCAGGGCAGTAGAGGCAGACTCAGGCGCGATCGGTGGTTCGGGTTCACAGGAATTTATGGTACTAGCGGAAGCTGGTGAAGATGATATTCTCTTTACCGAAGATAGCAGCTACGCCGCCAACGTCGAGAAAGCGATATCACTTCCCCCTGATGCGATTCCTTCCCATTTCGATAAATTTGAAAAGGTGCATACGCCCAAGGCAGGCACGATCGAGACGGTCTGCAAGATGCTGAAATGCGATGCCACCCAAGTCGTGAAACAGGTGCTTTATCAAGTCATCTATGACAATGGCACAACGGTATTAGTGTTAGTCAGCATTCGTGGCGATCGCGATGTCAATGAAGTGAAGCTACAGAATGAACTGACTAAACTTGCTGATAGTTACGGTGGCAAAACGATTATCAATCTCCAAGTTGCCGATGCGGAGTCGCAACAAAAATGGGCACATTCCAAACTTCCCGTTGGCTTTATTGCGCCAGATTTAGCAGATACCTATATTGATCAAGTCAAAGGCTTTGCGCCAAAATTCTTGCGTTTAGTCGATCTCACTGCGGCGGATTTGCAAAACTTTGTCACAGGTGCAAACGAAGCCGATTATCACGTTGTCGGGGCAAATTGGGGCAAGGAGTTCCCATTACCACCTGTTGTAAATCTTGATAAGGCAAAAGCAGGCGATCGCGCCGTTCATGATCCTTCGCAAATCTTGCAAACCGCCAGAGGTATTGAAGTTGGACATATCTTCCAATTGGGAACCAAATACTCGCAAGCGATGAAGGCGACCTTCACTAATGAGCAAGGCGAAGAACTGCCTTTAGTCATGGGTTGCTATGGTTTAGGTGTCTCGCGCCTCGCTCAAGCTGCCGTCGAGCAGTCCTACGACAAGGATGGCATCATCTGGAATAAAGCGATCGCGCCCTACCATGTAATCGTCACCGTACCGAATGTGGGCGATGCAAAGCAAATGGATGTTGGCGAAAGGCTCTATACTGCCCTCGATGCCGCAGGTGTAGAAGTATTGCTCGATGATCGCGACGAACGCGCTGGTGTCAAGTTTAAGGATGCCGATCTTGTTGGTATTCCCTATCGGGTGGTCACAGGTAAAGCGATCGCTGAGGGCAAAGTAGAAATCGTCAATCGGGCTACAAAGGTGGCAACGTTGGTAGAAATTGAATCAGTTGTCGAATACTTACAAAACGAACTCAAATAA
- the plsX gene encoding phosphate acyltransferase PlsX, producing the protein MRIAVDAMGGDFAPREVVEGAILAQTQLGVDIALVGDRDILANYLKQHNYKESDRLEIVPSEGIIEMDDEPLEGLRRKPNSSIAVAMNLVKRKQADAVVSAGHSGAAMAAALLRLGRLPGVDRPAIGALFPTQVPHKPVLLLDVGANVDCRPKFLEQFAIMGSLYSKYAIGIQEPKVGLLNIGEEACKGNELAIRVHQSLQDNQQILFAGNAEGRDILKGQFDVIVCDGFAGNIVLKFAEGVGNAVMQILKEELPKGWRGKLGALLLKPNLKKVKERIDADEYGGALLLGVAGVCVIGHGSSNAVSIRNAIRVAKDAVDNEVLERIRGQIKPKVAVPADDTPDDPPT; encoded by the coding sequence GTGAGAATTGCAGTAGATGCGATGGGTGGGGACTTTGCCCCACGCGAAGTGGTTGAAGGAGCAATATTAGCTCAGACTCAATTAGGTGTAGATATAGCGCTGGTTGGCGATCGCGATATTCTCGCGAACTACCTCAAGCAACATAACTATAAGGAAAGCGATCGCCTAGAGATCGTGCCATCGGAAGGCATTATCGAAATGGATGACGAACCCCTCGAAGGGCTACGCCGCAAGCCCAACTCCTCGATCGCCGTTGCCATGAATTTAGTCAAGCGCAAGCAAGCAGATGCTGTGGTTTCGGCTGGACATTCTGGTGCAGCAATGGCAGCCGCCCTGCTCCGATTGGGTCGTTTACCAGGTGTAGATCGACCTGCGATCGGCGCATTATTTCCCACACAGGTTCCCCATAAGCCTGTATTGCTACTTGATGTTGGGGCAAACGTTGATTGTCGCCCCAAATTTTTAGAACAATTTGCAATCATGGGTTCGCTTTACAGTAAATATGCGATCGGTATTCAAGAGCCTAAGGTCGGGTTGCTAAATATTGGTGAAGAAGCCTGTAAAGGTAATGAGCTAGCGATTCGCGTGCACCAGTCCTTGCAGGATAATCAGCAAATTTTATTTGCTGGCAATGCCGAAGGTCGGGACATTCTGAAAGGTCAGTTTGATGTCATTGTTTGTGATGGCTTTGCGGGTAATATCGTCCTCAAATTTGCTGAGGGTGTCGGTAATGCCGTCATGCAAATCCTCAAGGAAGAATTGCCCAAAGGCTGGCGCGGCAAACTTGGGGCATTACTCTTAAAACCTAATCTCAAGAAGGTCAAAGAACGCATTGATGCCGACGAGTATGGTGGTGCTTTATTGCTGGGTGTTGCAGGTGTCTGTGTAATTGGTCACGGTAGTTCTAACGCTGTTAGCATTCGCAATGCCATCCGTGTAGCTAAGGATGCAGTAGATAACGAAGTCCTAGAGCGCATCCGTGGTCAAATTAAGCCCAAAGTAGCGGTTCCTGCGGATGATACCCCCGACGATCCGCCCACTTAA
- a CDS encoding beta-ketoacyl-ACP synthase III → MTNTESSLLGVRFIGSGSAVPDRVLTNQDLAQMVDTNDEWISSRTGIRERHIADGENDSVANLAAKAAQQAIATAGLQPEDIDLIILSTSTSDDLFGTAGRVQKILGAERAVAFDLVAACSGFVFGLVTASQYIRTGVYKNVLLIGADVLSRWVDWQDRRTCILFGDGAGALVLQASSPEHPQNNLLGFEMRSDGKGNEFLNINYLGRNTFHPITMNGQEVYRFAVRRVPEVIEKSLHYASLEVNDLDWLIMHQANQRIIDAVVNRFGIDPAKAVSNMGKYGNTSAASIPIALDEWVKADKIQKDHLIAIAGFGAGLSWGSAVFRWG, encoded by the coding sequence ATGACTAATACTGAATCTTCTCTCCTTGGAGTACGTTTTATTGGTAGCGGTTCCGCCGTTCCCGATCGCGTATTGACCAATCAAGACCTTGCCCAGATGGTAGATACCAATGACGAGTGGATCTCCTCGCGCACAGGTATTAGAGAGCGTCATATTGCCGATGGTGAGAATGATTCAGTAGCTAACTTAGCGGCTAAAGCTGCCCAACAGGCGATCGCAACCGCAGGTTTGCAGCCCGAAGATATTGATCTGATTATTTTATCTACCTCTACCTCTGACGATCTATTTGGTACAGCAGGACGAGTACAAAAAATTCTAGGGGCAGAGAGGGCTGTGGCTTTCGATCTTGTGGCAGCCTGTTCAGGATTTGTGTTTGGCCTAGTTACTGCGTCCCAATATATTCGTACAGGTGTTTACAAAAACGTTTTGCTGATTGGGGCAGATGTCCTCTCGCGTTGGGTCGATTGGCAAGATCGGCGGACTTGTATTTTGTTTGGTGATGGGGCAGGAGCGCTAGTTTTGCAAGCTAGTAGCCCAGAGCATCCCCAGAACAATCTATTGGGCTTTGAGATGCGGAGCGATGGTAAAGGTAACGAGTTCTTAAATATCAATTATTTAGGACGCAATACCTTTCATCCGATTACGATGAATGGGCAAGAGGTTTATCGTTTTGCGGTGCGGCGCGTGCCAGAGGTAATCGAAAAGTCGTTGCACTATGCCAGCTTGGAAGTTAATGATCTTGACTGGTTGATTATGCACCAAGCTAATCAGCGCATTATCGATGCGGTCGTCAATCGTTTTGGGATTGATCCTGCTAAGGCGGTGAGCAATATGGGCAAATATGGCAATACCTCGGCGGCTTCAATTCCGATCGCGCTGGATGAATGGGTAAAAGCAGACAAAATTCAAAAAGATCATTTAATTGCGATCGCAGGTTTTGGAGCAGGCTTAAGTTGGGGTTCAGCAGTATTCCGTTGGGGTTAG